From a single Rutidosis leptorrhynchoides isolate AG116_Rl617_1_P2 chromosome 5, CSIRO_AGI_Rlap_v1, whole genome shotgun sequence genomic region:
- the LOC139850295 gene encoding NAC domain-containing protein 72-like: protein MEEQEDEHQHSLNPNPNHKSPSLPPGCQFFPSENQLISHYLTIKTKTNHINPPPSLNLIKELDLYRFDPFDLPESACFEFGREGKRKHWYCFAIMPRVKRGRGEKRRAGSGFWKRSGSVKDIVGAGVQGVVVGTRKCFVFYLGDSVKTCVRTKWIMYEYALIEQKMAEASYVLCRVFAKSQHQCNKLDNHPKFCSKHAKTVRHIGIQCDDTLMNGSRMVKESSIDCAENSDVNRLVTSSDNIFYLPTAVQGSTFAFDGDFIELNDLLCPLEDVN, encoded by the exons ATGGAAGAACAAGAAGATGAACATCAACActcactaaaccctaaccctaatcacAAATCTCCATCACTTCCACCAGGCTGTCAATTTTTTCCATCAGAAAACCAACTCATCTCTCATTACCTCacaatcaaaaccaaaaccaaTCACATCAATCCACCCCCTTCTTTAAATCTAATCAAAGAACTCGATCTATACCGTTTCGATCCGTTCGATTTACCCGAATCGGCGTGTTTCGAGTTCGGCCGTGAAGGAAAACGGAAACATTGGTACTGTTTTGCGATTATGCCTAGGGTTAAGAGAGGAAGAGGTGAGAAACGTAGAGCTGGTAGTGGATTTTGGAAACGAAGTGGTTCGGTTAAGGATATAGTAGGTGCGGGTGTACAGGGCGTTGTGGTGGGGACGCGCAAGTGTTTTGTGTTTTATTTAGGTGATTCGGTTAAAACTTGTGTCAGGACTAAGTGGATTATGTATGAATATGCCTTAATTGAACAAAAAATG GCTGAGGCTTCTTATGTGCTGTGCCGAGTGTTTGCCAAATCTCAACACCAATGCAACAAATTGGATAATCATCCGAAGTTTTGTAGCAAGCATGCAAAAACAGTTCGTCATATTGGTATTCAATGTGATGACACACTCATGAATGGAAGTAGGATGGTTAAGGAGAGTTCTATTGATTGTGCTGAAAATAGTGATGTGAATAGACTTGTTACttcaagtgataacattttttaTCTGCCAACTGCGGTGCAG GGGAGTACATTTGCCTTCGATGGAGACTTCATCGAACTAAATGATCTTCTATGCCCACTTGAGGATGTCAACTAA